A genomic region of Rhodococcus pyridinivorans contains the following coding sequences:
- a CDS encoding MFS transporter, translated as MPERTRTPDGRALVALDSAGAGMYLPVAALFLIQVRGFSVADAGLALGIGAGVGLLFPVLAGTLVDRVGPRRVIGTGQLLRAIAMLVYLLVPGWPGAIAGSAICAAGMQLHYGSLYAFLTALRPSDGSHDAQFARVEMVRSAG; from the coding sequence CTGCCCGAGCGAACAAGAACACCCGATGGCAGGGCGCTCGTCGCCCTCGACAGCGCTGGCGCGGGAATGTACCTCCCCGTTGCGGCACTCTTCCTCATCCAAGTTCGCGGATTCTCGGTTGCGGACGCGGGCCTCGCATTGGGCATCGGGGCAGGCGTCGGACTGCTGTTCCCCGTGCTCGCCGGGACGCTGGTCGACCGAGTTGGCCCTCGCAGGGTGATCGGCACCGGACAGTTGCTCCGAGCCATCGCGATGCTCGTCTACCTACTCGTACCCGGTTGGCCCGGGGCGATTGCCGGGAGCGCGATCTGCGCCGCCGGGATGCAGCTGCACTACGGATCGCTATACGCCTTCCTGACAGCATTGCGTCCCAGCGACGGGTCTCACGATGCGCAGTTCGCTCGCGTTGAGATGGTGCGTTCGGCTGGCTAG
- a CDS encoding DUF488 domain-containing protein has product MGGKTMRLFTIGFTKKKAREFFGLLSDSGATALVDIRLRNRSQLAGFAKRDDLEFFLSEICDMHYRQELLLTPTEQALRDYQHGAVSWERYAAEYVRLLEGRQVEAVLSPADFNAELVKVIESNGCYAAA; this is encoded by the coding sequence GTGGGAGGCAAGACGATGCGGCTGTTTACCATCGGGTTCACGAAGAAGAAGGCGCGCGAGTTCTTCGGTCTGCTCTCCGACAGCGGCGCGACGGCTCTTGTTGACATACGGCTCCGGAACCGTTCGCAGCTCGCAGGATTCGCGAAGCGAGACGACCTCGAGTTCTTCCTCAGTGAGATTTGCGACATGCATTATCGGCAGGAGTTGCTCCTCACCCCGACAGAGCAAGCGCTACGTGACTACCAGCACGGGGCTGTGTCGTGGGAGCGATACGCCGCTGAGTACGTGCGCCTCTTGGAAGGTCGCCAGGTCGAAGCGGTGCTCAGTCCTGCTGACTTCAACGCGGAACTTGTCAAGGTGATTGAGTCCAACGGGTGTTACGCGGCCGCCTGA